Proteins encoded by one window of Hylaeus volcanicus isolate JK05 chromosome 7, UHH_iyHylVolc1.0_haploid, whole genome shotgun sequence:
- the LOC128879160 gene encoding prenylcysteine oxidase-like isoform X1 translates to MNHYIIFLFVFILERGICFENCKPNIAIIGGGIGGAASSHFLTELFKNNLNIDLYEAKTIGGRLATIQMDDNEFEAGGSIIHPENKYMQEFVKLLGLEHVPSNNQRAGIWNGEEFVFEESNWEIVSLAKLFYKYGIQPFSLNRYINSIVNSFAKIYNLQDAGKSFENITSFLTVMNAEFPKLLQISIKQYLLNLGYAEKLIDEIVKATSVVNYGQDTNIHSFVGSVSLAGAGFNLWSVKGGNKKVPEHLIYRNRNVNIVPSCVTKIVNVPIENGTNLYEVHYRNKDSTTVMKSTYDIVIVATPLIRDQEFPIIFEGFPNNDLHSIGKYHKTRVTFVQADLKPNYFGLIEGIDAILSCEPNKTIVSSVGKLSSVDGLMKHSRVWKIFSNTPLKEGIINEMFSNINAVKEIVWDAYPEYSTEIHEAKFKLHNALYHVNAIEWAASAMEMSAISGKNIAILAHENFSQKCNFKRTQQTQADVPENTPSIEL, encoded by the exons ctATTATCGGTGGTGGTATTGGTGGTGCAGCAAGTTCGCATTTTcttacagaattatttaaaaataatcttaacaTTGATTTATACGAAGCAAAAACTATCGGTGGACGCCTAGCCACAATTCAAATGGATGATAATGAATTTGAAGCTGGTGGTTCAATTATACATCCTGAAAATAAGTACATGCAAGAATTTGTTAAACTACTTG gttTAGAACACGTGCCAAGTAATAATCAAAGAGCAGGGATTTGGAATGGTGAAGAATTCGTATTTGAAGAAAGTAACTGGGAAATAGTATCTTTagctaaattattttataaatatggtATTCAACCATTTAGTCTTAATAG ataTATAAATTCCATAGTTAATAGCTTTGCAAAGATATACAACTTACAGGACGCTGGaaaatcatttgaaaatatcactAGTTTCTTAACAGTAATGAATGCAGAGTTCccaaaattattacaaatatctaTTAAACAATACCTTTTAAACTTGGGTTATGcagaaaaattaatcgacgaGATTGTTAAGGCTACATCTGTCGTAAACTATGGACAAGATACCAATATTCATAGTTTTGTTGGTAGCGTATCTTTAGCTGGAGCAGGTTTCAACTTGTGGTCCGTTAAAGGGGGAAACAAAaag GTACCtgaacatttaatatatagaaatagaaatgtaaacattgtacCTTCCTgtgttacaaaaattgttaatgtgCCAATAGAAAATGGTACCAATTTATATGAAGTGCATTATCGCAATAAAG ATAGTACAACTGTAATGAAATCAACGTATGACATCGTAATTGTTGCAACTCCTCTTATTCGTGATCAAGAATTTCCTATAATTTTTGAAGGATTTCCTAACAATGATCTTCACAGCATAGGAAAATATCATAAAACTAGAGTTACTTTTGTTCAAGCAGATTTAAAACCAAATTATTTTGGTTTAATAGAAGGAATAGATGCTATACTTAGTTGCGAACCCAATAAAACAATAGTTAGTTCTGTGGGAAAATTGAGTTCTGTAGATGGCTTAATGAAACATAGCAGGGTTTGGAAGATCTTTAGCAATACACCTTTAAAGGAaggaattataaatgaaatgttttcaaat atcaATGCGGTGAAGGAAATTGTTTGGGATGCTTATCCTGAATATTCAACAGAAATTCATGAAGCAAAATTTAAACTGCACAATGCGCTTTATCATGTGAATGCCATTGAATGGGCTGCCAGTGCAATGGAAATGAGTGCAATAAGTGGAAAAAATATCGCAATTTTAGCGCATgaaaatttttctcaaaaatgtaattttaaacgtACTCAACAAACACAAGCTGATGTACCTGAAAATACACCATCTATAGAATTATAG
- the LOC128879160 gene encoding prenylcysteine oxidase 1-like isoform X2 gives MDDNEFEAGGSIIHPENKYMQEFVKLLGLEHVPSNNQRAGIWNGEEFVFEESNWEIVSLAKLFYKYGIQPFSLNRYINSIVNSFAKIYNLQDAGKSFENITSFLTVMNAEFPKLLQISIKQYLLNLGYAEKLIDEIVKATSVVNYGQDTNIHSFVGSVSLAGAGFNLWSVKGGNKKVPEHLIYRNRNVNIVPSCVTKIVNVPIENGTNLYEVHYRNKDSTTVMKSTYDIVIVATPLIRDQEFPIIFEGFPNNDLHSIGKYHKTRVTFVQADLKPNYFGLIEGIDAILSCEPNKTIVSSVGKLSSVDGLMKHSRVWKIFSNTPLKEGIINEMFSNINAVKEIVWDAYPEYSTEIHEAKFKLHNALYHVNAIEWAASAMEMSAISGKNIAILAHENFSQKCNFKRTQQTQADVPENTPSIEL, from the exons ATGGATGATAATGAATTTGAAGCTGGTGGTTCAATTATACATCCTGAAAATAAGTACATGCAAGAATTTGTTAAACTACTTG gttTAGAACACGTGCCAAGTAATAATCAAAGAGCAGGGATTTGGAATGGTGAAGAATTCGTATTTGAAGAAAGTAACTGGGAAATAGTATCTTTagctaaattattttataaatatggtATTCAACCATTTAGTCTTAATAG ataTATAAATTCCATAGTTAATAGCTTTGCAAAGATATACAACTTACAGGACGCTGGaaaatcatttgaaaatatcactAGTTTCTTAACAGTAATGAATGCAGAGTTCccaaaattattacaaatatctaTTAAACAATACCTTTTAAACTTGGGTTATGcagaaaaattaatcgacgaGATTGTTAAGGCTACATCTGTCGTAAACTATGGACAAGATACCAATATTCATAGTTTTGTTGGTAGCGTATCTTTAGCTGGAGCAGGTTTCAACTTGTGGTCCGTTAAAGGGGGAAACAAAaag GTACCtgaacatttaatatatagaaatagaaatgtaaacattgtacCTTCCTgtgttacaaaaattgttaatgtgCCAATAGAAAATGGTACCAATTTATATGAAGTGCATTATCGCAATAAAG ATAGTACAACTGTAATGAAATCAACGTATGACATCGTAATTGTTGCAACTCCTCTTATTCGTGATCAAGAATTTCCTATAATTTTTGAAGGATTTCCTAACAATGATCTTCACAGCATAGGAAAATATCATAAAACTAGAGTTACTTTTGTTCAAGCAGATTTAAAACCAAATTATTTTGGTTTAATAGAAGGAATAGATGCTATACTTAGTTGCGAACCCAATAAAACAATAGTTAGTTCTGTGGGAAAATTGAGTTCTGTAGATGGCTTAATGAAACATAGCAGGGTTTGGAAGATCTTTAGCAATACACCTTTAAAGGAaggaattataaatgaaatgttttcaaat atcaATGCGGTGAAGGAAATTGTTTGGGATGCTTATCCTGAATATTCAACAGAAATTCATGAAGCAAAATTTAAACTGCACAATGCGCTTTATCATGTGAATGCCATTGAATGGGCTGCCAGTGCAATGGAAATGAGTGCAATAAGTGGAAAAAATATCGCAATTTTAGCGCATgaaaatttttctcaaaaatgtaattttaaacgtACTCAACAAACACAAGCTGATGTACCTGAAAATACACCATCTATAGAATTATAG
- the LOC128879160 gene encoding prenylcysteine oxidase-like isoform X3: MIMNLKLVVQLYILKISLEHVPSNNQRAGIWNGEEFVFEESNWEIVSLAKLFYKYGIQPFSLNRYINSIVNSFAKIYNLQDAGKSFENITSFLTVMNAEFPKLLQISIKQYLLNLGYAEKLIDEIVKATSVVNYGQDTNIHSFVGSVSLAGAGFNLWSVKGGNKKVPEHLIYRNRNVNIVPSCVTKIVNVPIENGTNLYEVHYRNKDSTTVMKSTYDIVIVATPLIRDQEFPIIFEGFPNNDLHSIGKYHKTRVTFVQADLKPNYFGLIEGIDAILSCEPNKTIVSSVGKLSSVDGLMKHSRVWKIFSNTPLKEGIINEMFSNINAVKEIVWDAYPEYSTEIHEAKFKLHNALYHVNAIEWAASAMEMSAISGKNIAILAHENFSQKCNFKRTQQTQADVPENTPSIEL, translated from the exons ATGATAATGAATTTGAAGCTGGTGGTTCAATTATACATCCTGAAAATAA gttTAGAACACGTGCCAAGTAATAATCAAAGAGCAGGGATTTGGAATGGTGAAGAATTCGTATTTGAAGAAAGTAACTGGGAAATAGTATCTTTagctaaattattttataaatatggtATTCAACCATTTAGTCTTAATAG ataTATAAATTCCATAGTTAATAGCTTTGCAAAGATATACAACTTACAGGACGCTGGaaaatcatttgaaaatatcactAGTTTCTTAACAGTAATGAATGCAGAGTTCccaaaattattacaaatatctaTTAAACAATACCTTTTAAACTTGGGTTATGcagaaaaattaatcgacgaGATTGTTAAGGCTACATCTGTCGTAAACTATGGACAAGATACCAATATTCATAGTTTTGTTGGTAGCGTATCTTTAGCTGGAGCAGGTTTCAACTTGTGGTCCGTTAAAGGGGGAAACAAAaag GTACCtgaacatttaatatatagaaatagaaatgtaaacattgtacCTTCCTgtgttacaaaaattgttaatgtgCCAATAGAAAATGGTACCAATTTATATGAAGTGCATTATCGCAATAAAG ATAGTACAACTGTAATGAAATCAACGTATGACATCGTAATTGTTGCAACTCCTCTTATTCGTGATCAAGAATTTCCTATAATTTTTGAAGGATTTCCTAACAATGATCTTCACAGCATAGGAAAATATCATAAAACTAGAGTTACTTTTGTTCAAGCAGATTTAAAACCAAATTATTTTGGTTTAATAGAAGGAATAGATGCTATACTTAGTTGCGAACCCAATAAAACAATAGTTAGTTCTGTGGGAAAATTGAGTTCTGTAGATGGCTTAATGAAACATAGCAGGGTTTGGAAGATCTTTAGCAATACACCTTTAAAGGAaggaattataaatgaaatgttttcaaat atcaATGCGGTGAAGGAAATTGTTTGGGATGCTTATCCTGAATATTCAACAGAAATTCATGAAGCAAAATTTAAACTGCACAATGCGCTTTATCATGTGAATGCCATTGAATGGGCTGCCAGTGCAATGGAAATGAGTGCAATAAGTGGAAAAAATATCGCAATTTTAGCGCATgaaaatttttctcaaaaatgtaattttaaacgtACTCAACAAACACAAGCTGATGTACCTGAAAATACACCATCTATAGAATTATAG